GTGGACATTCAATGGAGATGCCGTATACTCACCCTGGAAAAGCATCGAGGGCAACCCTATGAGATTCGGCCAATTAATTGTAGAAGGCAGATATTACCCTAAAGGAGCATTCAACGGACTCTATGTAGGAGGATATGGCAGTTATCACAGACTGTTTAAATTCACAAAATGGAATTATATCAATCATGATAAATATCAAAAAGGCAATGGCATGTCTTTCGGAGCAACTTTAGGCTATCAAATTAAAATAAACGACCGTTGGGCAGTAGACCTTTTCGCAAGCTATGGATGGCAACATTCCAGATATAAAGGTTATATAAAATCTACCGGAGAAATGTATGTGGGCAAAAATGCCAGCGCCGAATGGTTACCCTACAAATTAGGTGCATCTTTTGTTTACCGACTGGTAAAATAATTCTAAATATCATTAAATAAGCACGTACC
The nucleotide sequence above comes from Bacteroides intestinalis DSM 17393. Encoded proteins:
- a CDS encoding DUF3575 domain-containing protein — protein: MKRKLLLLALLALSLSAVQAQTKLKWNALYWAMGVVNMSAETKLADKWTFNGDAVYSPWKSIEGNPMRFGQLIVEGRYYPKGAFNGLYVGGYGSYHRLFKFTKWNYINHDKYQKGNGMSFGATLGYQIKINDRWAVDLFASYGWQHSRYKGYIKSTGEMYVGKNASAEWLPYKLGASFVYRLVK